A genome region from Drosophila simulans strain w501 chromosome 2R, Prin_Dsim_3.1, whole genome shotgun sequence includes the following:
- the LOC6735220 gene encoding uncharacterized protein LOC6735220 isoform X15, giving the protein MDLADQIDDYICSFEGLGDLTMDSLAIFIFLWAVLALFSVWLIKLLYHKYLNKDKSASAANSRQTSVAPTSGSPTSVAGKTEKRLSEPRDLLATKSKVEGLDLSKPLGGASGGRGRSSASPLNTAGAAAGGPRRRVVRQSSTGPENRKKRYVPPPSNVVGPETSSVTWTSQVFRWLYSDLVIVNELLMSWVIAINDTLRKSVEEHGVAVEVVRVLPDSPAPGLNNIFCNCDENNPADMLITFDCDAMPVLQVKTFRQKSGKVETSHYKVTVSRFRARMAIPMNYNSLKGEMRVEGYPDVRIAMNSVGAIKAMDQDEQQLQTVISDILTTALRDTIYPVDFSIYSTCPRAEVEPLDLPVIYPVHYDSLAHNMEHHMGGVGLRDSQHMVSGRRLLVKIVKGDGIRDAQNPYVVIEMDEPAQKNQTGTQRGSKPFWDEHFLFELSPQSAEILFEVYDHPVIASDPPKFLGLGLVGIDELAVGPASTQLLQLQPRPYETQPVSGAITVDFVFIEGAEIPAGARPQRLKEALRLSTPAINEHIRNGADLADAAVRALQDGALSSSGSGGQPSKSTLIIHSVQRNSSSPNAFKFGQPNAASSPNGSSYHNNYSLNGNGNSNGAGSGGYNSLPRNGGAQQLAQHSGLLEGHDVVDDRGRSKKRNFFGTLKKRLSRSKTRTLSADQPNNNSHKSLSATNSNTTTATGFPRTATGTLNGDSSRSLSVDRATLSKSNSLGPRMGIGHSITDHSRRSSISESSAISGFSSASNKTYVHEASTLVLETIENGIKRHFIVPLAIAQRPRWRRKGTKLHIYNDHTFIAKHLSGSGLQCSICMKSIPRRPGKQGYECRDCQLICHKQCHIRAPQACPNPTVLSMELTSFPVLTERDINLVN; this is encoded by the exons ATGGATCTAGCAGATCAAATCGATGACTATATCTGTTCGTTCGAGGGACTTGGTGACTTAACAATGGACTCCCTGGCCATCTTCATTTTCCTGTGGGCCGTTCTGGCCCTCTTCTCCGTGTGGCTGATCAAGCTGCTCTACCACAAGTATCTCAACAAGGACAAGTCGGCCAGTGCGGCCAACAGTCGCCAGACGAGCGTGGCCCCCACATCCGGATCACCCACGTCCGTCGCCGGCAAGACGGAGAAGCGTCTCTCGGAGCCGCGCGATCTCCTGGCCACCAAGAGCAAGGTGGAAGGCTTGGACTTATCCAAGCCTCTGGGCGGCGCATCTGGAGGTCGAGGACGCTCATCAGCCTCGCCCTTGAATACCGCTGGTGCAGCTGCCGGCGGTCCACGTCGTCGGGTGGTGCGTCAGAGTTCCACTGGGCCAGAGAATCGCAAGAAGCGCTATGTCCCACCGCCGTCAAATGTCGTGGGTCCAGAAACG AGCTCCGTCACCTGGACCAGCCAGGTGTTCCGCTGGCTTTATAGCGACCTGGTCATCGTCAACGAGCTGCTCATGTCCTGGGTAATCGCCATCAACGACACGCTGCGCAAGTCTGTGGAGGAG CATGGAGTGGCCGTTGAAGTGGTTCGAGTGCTACCCGACAGTCCTGCCCCCGGattgaataatatattttgtaattgcGATGAAAACAATCCCGCTGATATg CTCATCACCTTTGACTGCGATGCAATGCCGGTGCTGCAGGTGAAGACCTTCCGCCAGAAGTCGGGCAAGGTGGAGACCTCCCACTACAAGGTCACCGTGTCTAGGTTCCGCGCCCGTATGGCCATTCCCATGAACTACAACAGCCTCAAGGGTGAGATGCGAGTCGAGGGCTATCCGGAT GTTCGCATCGCAATGAACAGCGTGGGTGCCATCAAGGCAATGGATCAGGACGAACAGCAACTGCAGACGGTGATCAGCGACATCCTGACGACGGCTTTGCGCGACACCATCTATCCGGTGGACTTCTCCATCTACTCCACCTGTCCGAGGGCCGAGGTGGAGCCCCTGGACCTGCCCGTAATCTATCCCGTTCACTATGACTCGCTGGCG CACAACATGGAGCACCACATGGGTGGCGTGGGATTGAGGGACTCCCAACACATGGTTTCCGGCCGTCGGCTGCTGGTGAAGATCGTCAAGGGCGATGGAATTAGGGATGCCCAGAATCCCTACGTGGTCATCGAGATGGACGAGCCGGCCCAGAAGAACCAGACGGGCACTCAGCGCGGCAGCAAACCCTTCTGGGATGAGCACTTCCTCTT TGAACTCTCCCCTCAATCAGCCGAGATCCTATTCGAGGTGTATGACCATCCGGTGATTGCCTCAGATCCGCCCAAGTTCCTGGGTCTCGGCCTGGTTGGAATCGATGAGCTGGCCGTTGGACCCGCATCCActcagctgctgcagctgcaaccgCGCCCCTATGAGACGCAGCCCGTTTCGGGAGCCATCACCGTGGACTTTGTGTTCATCGAGGGTGCCGAAATCCCGGCGGGCGCCCGTCCACAGCGTCTCAAGGAGGCACTGCGTCTCAGCACACCGGCCATTAACGAACACATCCGGAATGGAGCGGATTTGGCGGATGCAGCCGTAAGAGCTCTGCAGGATGGAGCGCTCTCGAGCAGCGGAAGTGGCGGACAACCCAGCAAGAGCACTTTGATCATCCACAGCGTGCAGCGG AATTCGAGCAGCCCGAATGCATTTAAG TTTGGACAGCCCAATGCCGCCTCATCGCCCAATGGCAGTAGTTACCACAACAACTACAGCCTCAATGGCAATGGTAACTCCAATGGCGCCGGTTCGGGTGGATATAACAGTCTGCCGCGGAACGGTGGTGCCCAGCAGCTGGCTCAGCACTCCGGATTATTGGAGGGCCATGACGTGGTCGACGATCGCGGGCGCAGCAAAAAACGTAATTTCTTTGGCACCCTGAAGAAGCGGCTCAGCCGCTCCAAGACACGCACCCTCTCGGCCGATCAACCTAATAATAACAGTCATAAGTCACTATCAGCCACCAACTCGAATACAACAACAGCCACCGGATTCCCTCGAACAGCCACCGGAACCCTCAATGGTGATTCTTCCCGTTCATTATCTGTCGATCGTGCCACTCTGTCCAAAAGCAATTCACTTG GACCACGCATGGGCATTGGTCACTCCATCACCGACCACTCACGCCGCTCCTCAATTTCAGAATCCTCGGCCATCTCAGGCTTTTCCTCGGCTAGCAATAAAACCTACGTGCACGAGGCCTCCACCCTGGTGCTGGAGACCATTGAGAATGGCATAAAGCG CCACTTCATTGTGCCTTTGGCCATCGCCCAGAGACCGCGCTGGCGTCGCAAGGGCACCAAGCTGCACATCTACAACGATCACACCTTCATCGCCAAGCATTTGAGCGG AAGCGGTCTGCAGTGCTCCATCTGCATGAAGTCCATCCCGCGGAGGCCCGGAAAGCAGGGCTACGAGTGCCGCGACTGCCAGCTGATTTGTCACAAGCAGTGCCACATACGGGCACCACAAGCATGTCCCAATCCCACGGTGCTCTCCATGGAACT aacgTCATTTCCGGTACTCACAGAGAGAGATATAAACCTAGTTAACTAA
- the LOC6735220 gene encoding uncharacterized protein LOC6735220 isoform X17, which translates to MDLADQIDDYICSFEGLGDLTMDSLAIFIFLWAVLALFSVWLIKLLYHKYLNKDKSASAANSRQTSVAPTSGSPTSVAGKTEKRLSEPRDLLATKSKVEGLDLSKPLGGASGGRGRSSASPLNTAGAAAGGPRRRVVRQSSTGPENRKKRYVPPPSNVVGPETSSVTWTSQVFRWLYSDLVIVNELLMSWVIAINDTLRKSVEEHGVAVEVVRVLPDSPAPGLNNIFCNCDENNPADMLITFDCDAMPVLQVKTFRQKSGKVETSHYKVTVSRFRARMAIPMNYNSLKGEMRVEGYPDVRIAMNSVGAIKAMDQDEQQLQTVISDILTTALRDTIYPVDFSIYSTCPRAEVEPLDLPHNMEHHMGGVGLRDSQHMVSGRRLLVKIVKGDGIRDAQNPYVVIEMDEPAQKNQTGTQRGSKPFWDEHFLFELSPQSAEILFEVYDHPVIASDPPKFLGLGLVGIDELAVGPASTQLLQLQPRPYETQPVSGAITVDFVFIEGAEIPAGARPQRLKEALRLSTPAINEHIRNGADLADAAVRALQDGALSSSGSGGQPSKSTLIIHSVQRNSSSPNAFKVELNRDGQIEVTDTATELDQAVAQAFERAANEAQTELELELAKEEKASQLGEPLIDSGNGTVNEDSTAEFGQPNAASSPNGSSYHNNYSLNGNGNSNGAGSGGYNSLPRNGGAQQLAQHSGLLEGHDVVDDRGRSKKRPRMGIGHSITDHSRRSSISESSAISGFSSASNKTYVHEASTLVLETIENGIKRHFIVPLAIAQRPRWRRKGTKLHIYNDHTFIAKHLSGSGLQCSICMKSIPRRPGKQGYECRDCQLICHKQCHIRAPQACPNPTVLSMELTSFPVLTERDINLVN; encoded by the exons ATGGATCTAGCAGATCAAATCGATGACTATATCTGTTCGTTCGAGGGACTTGGTGACTTAACAATGGACTCCCTGGCCATCTTCATTTTCCTGTGGGCCGTTCTGGCCCTCTTCTCCGTGTGGCTGATCAAGCTGCTCTACCACAAGTATCTCAACAAGGACAAGTCGGCCAGTGCGGCCAACAGTCGCCAGACGAGCGTGGCCCCCACATCCGGATCACCCACGTCCGTCGCCGGCAAGACGGAGAAGCGTCTCTCGGAGCCGCGCGATCTCCTGGCCACCAAGAGCAAGGTGGAAGGCTTGGACTTATCCAAGCCTCTGGGCGGCGCATCTGGAGGTCGAGGACGCTCATCAGCCTCGCCCTTGAATACCGCTGGTGCAGCTGCCGGCGGTCCACGTCGTCGGGTGGTGCGTCAGAGTTCCACTGGGCCAGAGAATCGCAAGAAGCGCTATGTCCCACCGCCGTCAAATGTCGTGGGTCCAGAAACG AGCTCCGTCACCTGGACCAGCCAGGTGTTCCGCTGGCTTTATAGCGACCTGGTCATCGTCAACGAGCTGCTCATGTCCTGGGTAATCGCCATCAACGACACGCTGCGCAAGTCTGTGGAGGAG CATGGAGTGGCCGTTGAAGTGGTTCGAGTGCTACCCGACAGTCCTGCCCCCGGattgaataatatattttgtaattgcGATGAAAACAATCCCGCTGATATg CTCATCACCTTTGACTGCGATGCAATGCCGGTGCTGCAGGTGAAGACCTTCCGCCAGAAGTCGGGCAAGGTGGAGACCTCCCACTACAAGGTCACCGTGTCTAGGTTCCGCGCCCGTATGGCCATTCCCATGAACTACAACAGCCTCAAGGGTGAGATGCGAGTCGAGGGCTATCCGGAT GTTCGCATCGCAATGAACAGCGTGGGTGCCATCAAGGCAATGGATCAGGACGAACAGCAACTGCAGACGGTGATCAGCGACATCCTGACGACGGCTTTGCGCGACACCATCTATCCGGTGGACTTCTCCATCTACTCCACCTGTCCGAGGGCCGAGGTGGAGCCCCTGGACCTGCCC CACAACATGGAGCACCACATGGGTGGCGTGGGATTGAGGGACTCCCAACACATGGTTTCCGGCCGTCGGCTGCTGGTGAAGATCGTCAAGGGCGATGGAATTAGGGATGCCCAGAATCCCTACGTGGTCATCGAGATGGACGAGCCGGCCCAGAAGAACCAGACGGGCACTCAGCGCGGCAGCAAACCCTTCTGGGATGAGCACTTCCTCTT TGAACTCTCCCCTCAATCAGCCGAGATCCTATTCGAGGTGTATGACCATCCGGTGATTGCCTCAGATCCGCCCAAGTTCCTGGGTCTCGGCCTGGTTGGAATCGATGAGCTGGCCGTTGGACCCGCATCCActcagctgctgcagctgcaaccgCGCCCCTATGAGACGCAGCCCGTTTCGGGAGCCATCACCGTGGACTTTGTGTTCATCGAGGGTGCCGAAATCCCGGCGGGCGCCCGTCCACAGCGTCTCAAGGAGGCACTGCGTCTCAGCACACCGGCCATTAACGAACACATCCGGAATGGAGCGGATTTGGCGGATGCAGCCGTAAGAGCTCTGCAGGATGGAGCGCTCTCGAGCAGCGGAAGTGGCGGACAACCCAGCAAGAGCACTTTGATCATCCACAGCGTGCAGCGG AATTCGAGCAGCCCGAATGCATTTAAG GTCGAGTTGAACAGAGATGGCCAAATCGAGGTGACCGATACGGCGACGGAATTGGATCAGGCAGTGGCCCAGGCTTTCGAACGGGCAGCCAACGAGGCACAAACCGAGCTCGAGCTGGAGCTGGCCAAGGAGGAGAAGGCCAGCCAGCTGGGTGAGCCTCTCATCGATTCAGGTAACGGCACCGTCAACGAGGACAGCACCGCGGAG TTTGGACAGCCCAATGCCGCCTCATCGCCCAATGGCAGTAGTTACCACAACAACTACAGCCTCAATGGCAATGGTAACTCCAATGGCGCCGGTTCGGGTGGATATAACAGTCTGCCGCGGAACGGTGGTGCCCAGCAGCTGGCTCAGCACTCCGGATTATTGGAGGGCCATGACGTGGTCGACGATCGCGGGCGCAGCAAAAAAC GACCACGCATGGGCATTGGTCACTCCATCACCGACCACTCACGCCGCTCCTCAATTTCAGAATCCTCGGCCATCTCAGGCTTTTCCTCGGCTAGCAATAAAACCTACGTGCACGAGGCCTCCACCCTGGTGCTGGAGACCATTGAGAATGGCATAAAGCG CCACTTCATTGTGCCTTTGGCCATCGCCCAGAGACCGCGCTGGCGTCGCAAGGGCACCAAGCTGCACATCTACAACGATCACACCTTCATCGCCAAGCATTTGAGCGG AAGCGGTCTGCAGTGCTCCATCTGCATGAAGTCCATCCCGCGGAGGCCCGGAAAGCAGGGCTACGAGTGCCGCGACTGCCAGCTGATTTGTCACAAGCAGTGCCACATACGGGCACCACAAGCATGTCCCAATCCCACGGTGCTCTCCATGGAACT aacgTCATTTCCGGTACTCACAGAGAGAGATATAAACCTAGTTAACTAA
- the LOC6735220 gene encoding uncharacterized protein LOC6735220 isoform X13, with translation MDLADQIDDYICSFEGLGDLTMDSLAIFIFLWAVLALFSVWLIKLLYHKYLNKDKSASAANSRQTSVAPTSGSPTSVAGKTEKRLSEPRDLLATKSKVEGLDLSKPLGGASGGRGRSSASPLNTAGAAAGGPRRRVVRQSSTGPENRKKRYVPPPSNVVGPETSSVTWTSQVFRWLYSDLVIVNELLMSWVIAINDTLRKSVEEHGVAVEVVRVLPDSPAPGLNNIFCNCDENNPADMLITFDCDAMPVLQVKTFRQKSGKVETSHYKVTVSRFRARMAIPMNYNSLKGEMRVEGYPDVRIAMNSVGAIKAMDQDEQQLQTVISDILTTALRDTIYPVDFSIYSTCPRAEVEPLDLPVIYPVHYDSLAHNMEHHMGGVGLRDSQHMVSGRRLLVKIVKGDGIRDAQNPYVVIEMDEPAQKNQTGTQRGSKPFWDEHFLFELSPQSAEILFEVYDHPVIASDPPKFLGLGLVGIDELAVGPASTQLLQLQPRPYETQPVSGAITVDFVFIEGAEIPAGARPQRLKEALRLSTPAINEHIRNGADLADAAVRALQDGALSSSGSGGQPSKSTLIIHSVQRNSSSPNAFKVELNRDGQIEVTDTATELDQAVAQAFERAANEAQTELELELAKEEKASQLGEPLIDSGNGTVNEDSTAEFGQPNAASSPNGSSYHNNYSLNGNGNSNGAGSGGYNSLPRNGGAQQLAQHSGLLEGHDVVDDRGRSKKRNFFGTLKKRLSRSKTRTLSADQPNNNSHKSLSATNSNTTTATGFPRTATGTLNESSAISGFSSASNKTYVHEASTLVLETIENGIKRHFIVPLAIAQRPRWRRKGTKLHIYNDHTFIAKHLSGSGLQCSICMKSIPRRPGKQGYECRDCQLICHKQCHIRAPQACPNPTVLSMELTKLNSAAADRSIRKL, from the exons ATGGATCTAGCAGATCAAATCGATGACTATATCTGTTCGTTCGAGGGACTTGGTGACTTAACAATGGACTCCCTGGCCATCTTCATTTTCCTGTGGGCCGTTCTGGCCCTCTTCTCCGTGTGGCTGATCAAGCTGCTCTACCACAAGTATCTCAACAAGGACAAGTCGGCCAGTGCGGCCAACAGTCGCCAGACGAGCGTGGCCCCCACATCCGGATCACCCACGTCCGTCGCCGGCAAGACGGAGAAGCGTCTCTCGGAGCCGCGCGATCTCCTGGCCACCAAGAGCAAGGTGGAAGGCTTGGACTTATCCAAGCCTCTGGGCGGCGCATCTGGAGGTCGAGGACGCTCATCAGCCTCGCCCTTGAATACCGCTGGTGCAGCTGCCGGCGGTCCACGTCGTCGGGTGGTGCGTCAGAGTTCCACTGGGCCAGAGAATCGCAAGAAGCGCTATGTCCCACCGCCGTCAAATGTCGTGGGTCCAGAAACG AGCTCCGTCACCTGGACCAGCCAGGTGTTCCGCTGGCTTTATAGCGACCTGGTCATCGTCAACGAGCTGCTCATGTCCTGGGTAATCGCCATCAACGACACGCTGCGCAAGTCTGTGGAGGAG CATGGAGTGGCCGTTGAAGTGGTTCGAGTGCTACCCGACAGTCCTGCCCCCGGattgaataatatattttgtaattgcGATGAAAACAATCCCGCTGATATg CTCATCACCTTTGACTGCGATGCAATGCCGGTGCTGCAGGTGAAGACCTTCCGCCAGAAGTCGGGCAAGGTGGAGACCTCCCACTACAAGGTCACCGTGTCTAGGTTCCGCGCCCGTATGGCCATTCCCATGAACTACAACAGCCTCAAGGGTGAGATGCGAGTCGAGGGCTATCCGGAT GTTCGCATCGCAATGAACAGCGTGGGTGCCATCAAGGCAATGGATCAGGACGAACAGCAACTGCAGACGGTGATCAGCGACATCCTGACGACGGCTTTGCGCGACACCATCTATCCGGTGGACTTCTCCATCTACTCCACCTGTCCGAGGGCCGAGGTGGAGCCCCTGGACCTGCCCGTAATCTATCCCGTTCACTATGACTCGCTGGCG CACAACATGGAGCACCACATGGGTGGCGTGGGATTGAGGGACTCCCAACACATGGTTTCCGGCCGTCGGCTGCTGGTGAAGATCGTCAAGGGCGATGGAATTAGGGATGCCCAGAATCCCTACGTGGTCATCGAGATGGACGAGCCGGCCCAGAAGAACCAGACGGGCACTCAGCGCGGCAGCAAACCCTTCTGGGATGAGCACTTCCTCTT TGAACTCTCCCCTCAATCAGCCGAGATCCTATTCGAGGTGTATGACCATCCGGTGATTGCCTCAGATCCGCCCAAGTTCCTGGGTCTCGGCCTGGTTGGAATCGATGAGCTGGCCGTTGGACCCGCATCCActcagctgctgcagctgcaaccgCGCCCCTATGAGACGCAGCCCGTTTCGGGAGCCATCACCGTGGACTTTGTGTTCATCGAGGGTGCCGAAATCCCGGCGGGCGCCCGTCCACAGCGTCTCAAGGAGGCACTGCGTCTCAGCACACCGGCCATTAACGAACACATCCGGAATGGAGCGGATTTGGCGGATGCAGCCGTAAGAGCTCTGCAGGATGGAGCGCTCTCGAGCAGCGGAAGTGGCGGACAACCCAGCAAGAGCACTTTGATCATCCACAGCGTGCAGCGG AATTCGAGCAGCCCGAATGCATTTAAG GTCGAGTTGAACAGAGATGGCCAAATCGAGGTGACCGATACGGCGACGGAATTGGATCAGGCAGTGGCCCAGGCTTTCGAACGGGCAGCCAACGAGGCACAAACCGAGCTCGAGCTGGAGCTGGCCAAGGAGGAGAAGGCCAGCCAGCTGGGTGAGCCTCTCATCGATTCAGGTAACGGCACCGTCAACGAGGACAGCACCGCGGAG TTTGGACAGCCCAATGCCGCCTCATCGCCCAATGGCAGTAGTTACCACAACAACTACAGCCTCAATGGCAATGGTAACTCCAATGGCGCCGGTTCGGGTGGATATAACAGTCTGCCGCGGAACGGTGGTGCCCAGCAGCTGGCTCAGCACTCCGGATTATTGGAGGGCCATGACGTGGTCGACGATCGCGGGCGCAGCAAAAAACGTAATTTCTTTGGCACCCTGAAGAAGCGGCTCAGCCGCTCCAAGACACGCACCCTCTCGGCCGATCAACCTAATAATAACAGTCATAAGTCACTATCAGCCACCAACTCGAATACAACAACAGCCACCGGATTCCCTCGAACAGCCACCGGAACCCTCAATG AATCCTCGGCCATCTCAGGCTTTTCCTCGGCTAGCAATAAAACCTACGTGCACGAGGCCTCCACCCTGGTGCTGGAGACCATTGAGAATGGCATAAAGCG CCACTTCATTGTGCCTTTGGCCATCGCCCAGAGACCGCGCTGGCGTCGCAAGGGCACCAAGCTGCACATCTACAACGATCACACCTTCATCGCCAAGCATTTGAGCGG AAGCGGTCTGCAGTGCTCCATCTGCATGAAGTCCATCCCGCGGAGGCCCGGAAAGCAGGGCTACGAGTGCCGCGACTGCCAGCTGATTTGTCACAAGCAGTGCCACATACGGGCACCACAAGCATGTCCCAATCCCACGGTGCTCTCCATGGAACT AACTAAACTCAATTCAGCGGCGGCAGACCGCAGCATACGGAAGCTGTGA
- the LOC6735220 gene encoding uncharacterized protein LOC6735220 isoform X11 — protein MDLADQIDDYICSFEGLGDLTMDSLAIFIFLWAVLALFSVWLIKLLYHKYLNKDKSASAANSRQTSVAPTSGSPTSVAGKTEKRLSEPRDLLATKSKVEGLDLSKPLGGASGGRGRSSASPLNTAGAAAGGPRRRVVRQSSTGPENRKKRYVPPPSNVVGPETSSVTWTSQVFRWLYSDLVIVNELLMSWVIAINDTLRKSVEEHGVAVEVVRVLPDSPAPGLNNIFCNCDENNPADMLITFDCDAMPVLQVKTFRQKSGKVETSHYKVTVSRFRARMAIPMNYNSLKGEMRVEGYPDVRIAMNSVGAIKAMDQDEQQLQTVISDILTTALRDTIYPVDFSIYSTCPRAEVEPLDLPHNMEHHMGGVGLRDSQHMVSGRRLLVKIVKGDGIRDAQNPYVVIEMDEPAQKNQTGTQRGSKPFWDEHFLFELSPQSAEILFEVYDHPVIASDPPKFLGLGLVGIDELAVGPASTQLLQLQPRPYETQPVSGAITVDFVFIEGAEIPAGARPQRLKEALRLSTPAINEHIRNGADLADAAVRALQDGALSSSGSGGQPSKSTLIIHSVQRNSSSPNAFKVELNRDGQIEVTDTATELDQAVAQAFERAANEAQTELELELAKEEKASQLGEPLIDSGNGTVNEDSTAEFGQPNAASSPNGSSYHNNYSLNGNGNSNGAGSGGYNSLPRNGGAQQLAQHSGLLEGHDVVDDRGRSKKRNFFGTLKKRLSRSKTRTLSADQPNNNSHKSLSATNSNTTTATGFPRTATGTLNGPRMGIGHSITDHSRRSSISESSAISGFSSASNKTYVHEASTLVLETIENGIKRHFIVPLAIAQRPRWRRKGTKLHIYNDHTFIAKHLSGSGLQCSICMKSIPRRPGKQGYECRDCQLICHKQCHIRAPQACPNPTVLSMELTSFPVLTERDINLVN, from the exons ATGGATCTAGCAGATCAAATCGATGACTATATCTGTTCGTTCGAGGGACTTGGTGACTTAACAATGGACTCCCTGGCCATCTTCATTTTCCTGTGGGCCGTTCTGGCCCTCTTCTCCGTGTGGCTGATCAAGCTGCTCTACCACAAGTATCTCAACAAGGACAAGTCGGCCAGTGCGGCCAACAGTCGCCAGACGAGCGTGGCCCCCACATCCGGATCACCCACGTCCGTCGCCGGCAAGACGGAGAAGCGTCTCTCGGAGCCGCGCGATCTCCTGGCCACCAAGAGCAAGGTGGAAGGCTTGGACTTATCCAAGCCTCTGGGCGGCGCATCTGGAGGTCGAGGACGCTCATCAGCCTCGCCCTTGAATACCGCTGGTGCAGCTGCCGGCGGTCCACGTCGTCGGGTGGTGCGTCAGAGTTCCACTGGGCCAGAGAATCGCAAGAAGCGCTATGTCCCACCGCCGTCAAATGTCGTGGGTCCAGAAACG AGCTCCGTCACCTGGACCAGCCAGGTGTTCCGCTGGCTTTATAGCGACCTGGTCATCGTCAACGAGCTGCTCATGTCCTGGGTAATCGCCATCAACGACACGCTGCGCAAGTCTGTGGAGGAG CATGGAGTGGCCGTTGAAGTGGTTCGAGTGCTACCCGACAGTCCTGCCCCCGGattgaataatatattttgtaattgcGATGAAAACAATCCCGCTGATATg CTCATCACCTTTGACTGCGATGCAATGCCGGTGCTGCAGGTGAAGACCTTCCGCCAGAAGTCGGGCAAGGTGGAGACCTCCCACTACAAGGTCACCGTGTCTAGGTTCCGCGCCCGTATGGCCATTCCCATGAACTACAACAGCCTCAAGGGTGAGATGCGAGTCGAGGGCTATCCGGAT GTTCGCATCGCAATGAACAGCGTGGGTGCCATCAAGGCAATGGATCAGGACGAACAGCAACTGCAGACGGTGATCAGCGACATCCTGACGACGGCTTTGCGCGACACCATCTATCCGGTGGACTTCTCCATCTACTCCACCTGTCCGAGGGCCGAGGTGGAGCCCCTGGACCTGCCC CACAACATGGAGCACCACATGGGTGGCGTGGGATTGAGGGACTCCCAACACATGGTTTCCGGCCGTCGGCTGCTGGTGAAGATCGTCAAGGGCGATGGAATTAGGGATGCCCAGAATCCCTACGTGGTCATCGAGATGGACGAGCCGGCCCAGAAGAACCAGACGGGCACTCAGCGCGGCAGCAAACCCTTCTGGGATGAGCACTTCCTCTT TGAACTCTCCCCTCAATCAGCCGAGATCCTATTCGAGGTGTATGACCATCCGGTGATTGCCTCAGATCCGCCCAAGTTCCTGGGTCTCGGCCTGGTTGGAATCGATGAGCTGGCCGTTGGACCCGCATCCActcagctgctgcagctgcaaccgCGCCCCTATGAGACGCAGCCCGTTTCGGGAGCCATCACCGTGGACTTTGTGTTCATCGAGGGTGCCGAAATCCCGGCGGGCGCCCGTCCACAGCGTCTCAAGGAGGCACTGCGTCTCAGCACACCGGCCATTAACGAACACATCCGGAATGGAGCGGATTTGGCGGATGCAGCCGTAAGAGCTCTGCAGGATGGAGCGCTCTCGAGCAGCGGAAGTGGCGGACAACCCAGCAAGAGCACTTTGATCATCCACAGCGTGCAGCGG AATTCGAGCAGCCCGAATGCATTTAAG GTCGAGTTGAACAGAGATGGCCAAATCGAGGTGACCGATACGGCGACGGAATTGGATCAGGCAGTGGCCCAGGCTTTCGAACGGGCAGCCAACGAGGCACAAACCGAGCTCGAGCTGGAGCTGGCCAAGGAGGAGAAGGCCAGCCAGCTGGGTGAGCCTCTCATCGATTCAGGTAACGGCACCGTCAACGAGGACAGCACCGCGGAG TTTGGACAGCCCAATGCCGCCTCATCGCCCAATGGCAGTAGTTACCACAACAACTACAGCCTCAATGGCAATGGTAACTCCAATGGCGCCGGTTCGGGTGGATATAACAGTCTGCCGCGGAACGGTGGTGCCCAGCAGCTGGCTCAGCACTCCGGATTATTGGAGGGCCATGACGTGGTCGACGATCGCGGGCGCAGCAAAAAACGTAATTTCTTTGGCACCCTGAAGAAGCGGCTCAGCCGCTCCAAGACACGCACCCTCTCGGCCGATCAACCTAATAATAACAGTCATAAGTCACTATCAGCCACCAACTCGAATACAACAACAGCCACCGGATTCCCTCGAACAGCCACCGGAACCCTCAATG GACCACGCATGGGCATTGGTCACTCCATCACCGACCACTCACGCCGCTCCTCAATTTCAGAATCCTCGGCCATCTCAGGCTTTTCCTCGGCTAGCAATAAAACCTACGTGCACGAGGCCTCCACCCTGGTGCTGGAGACCATTGAGAATGGCATAAAGCG CCACTTCATTGTGCCTTTGGCCATCGCCCAGAGACCGCGCTGGCGTCGCAAGGGCACCAAGCTGCACATCTACAACGATCACACCTTCATCGCCAAGCATTTGAGCGG AAGCGGTCTGCAGTGCTCCATCTGCATGAAGTCCATCCCGCGGAGGCCCGGAAAGCAGGGCTACGAGTGCCGCGACTGCCAGCTGATTTGTCACAAGCAGTGCCACATACGGGCACCACAAGCATGTCCCAATCCCACGGTGCTCTCCATGGAACT aacgTCATTTCCGGTACTCACAGAGAGAGATATAAACCTAGTTAACTAA